One window from the genome of Diorhabda sublineata isolate icDioSubl1.1 chromosome 10, icDioSubl1.1, whole genome shotgun sequence encodes:
- the LOC130449278 gene encoding zinc finger RNA-binding protein-like isoform X3 — MATNNYFGFTHGGTQYTAAATGAAYQTGQAGYAVATPASAAATYGTRAGYETPYQAQQAAYATVGTAGAASYDYGYATMYVAQVGGQQKPAGWQNFRKPGAGAKIVRTKAPPKPQQLHYCEVCKISCAGPQTYQEHLLGQKHKKRESALKMAASVAVTSQNRSGNSLRCQLCDVTCTGNDAYAAHIRGAKHQKVVLLHTKLGKPIPPQEPEVMGSAKKSVASDPKINFVQGSGLGTAATGNGDPNNKDDDDTPEADVQPVGQDYIEEIKTDDGKLQVISFNCKLCECRFSDPNAKEMHMKGRRHRLQYKKKVDPNLVVDVKPSLRQRKMQEEKMRRAAIREEYWARRNEDGYWDRRYEEEYMGMGPFHRGRPFPGGPPPFFGGMPRRTESSDDKHVMARHAEIYPKEDELQSIQNIVSNTEKALKIVSDKIADAKNQGKKVDAATAAAAAAAAKAENESKQSEAPQKEDGRDNQLFTFNQGDNTRILKGVMRVGHLSKGLILRGETNVHLVVLCADKPTLTLLKKVVELLPSALKQISPEEAYRVSINAPEAGLNVAGKDGNVLVQFTSPVVREQPEAASGGFDRDVLSRGKCLQALAALRHTKWFQARALGLHSCVIIIRILRDLCERVPTWAPLSSWAMELLTEKVISSVPGQTHLSPGDALRRVMEAVASGILLPGGPGLADPCEKDSPDACAALSAQHREDLTCSAQHALRLIAFRQIHKVLGMEPLPPPNTFKDRFGRKRRAEEQEGMEVDGGKVIKTESTE, encoded by the exons ATGgctacaaataattatttcggTTTTACCCACGGTGGAACACAATATAC GGCAGCTGCTACGGGTGCTGCATATCAAACGGGACAGGCTGGATATGCTGTAGCAACCCCTGCTAGTGCCGCTGCTACGTACGGAACTAGGGCTGGCTACGAAACACCTTACCAAGCTCAACAAGCAGCATATGCAACTGTCGGAACTGCTGGAGCTGCGTCTTACGATTATGGTTacg ccACAATGTATGTAGCACAAGTTGGAGGTCAACAGAAACCTGCTGGATGGCAAAACTTTCGAAAACCTGGAGCTGGTGCAAAGATAGTCCGGACGAAAGCACCACCCAAACCGCAACAATTGCATTATTGCGAGGTTTGCAAAATTAG ttgtgcCGGTCCACAAACATATCAGGAACATTTATTAGGCCAAAAACACAAGAAACGTGAATCAGCTTTGAAAATGGCTGCTTCTGTGGCGGTAACTAGTCAAAACAGATCTGGAAACTCTCTAAGGTGCCAGCTATGTGATGTCACTTGCACAG gtaATGATGCATATGCAGCTCACATTCGTGGTGCCAAGCATCAAAAAGTGGTACTCCTCCACACTAAATTAGGCAAACCAATACCACCTCAAGAGCCGGAAGTTATGGGTAGTGCTAAAAAATCTGTAGCCAGCGatccaaaaatcaattttgtacAAGGAAGTGGTTTGGGTACAGCGGCCACGGGCAATGGCGATCCCAACAATAAAGATGATGACGACACCCCAGAAGCCGACGTACAACCTGTTGGTCAAgattatattgaagaaattaaaacaGATGATGGAAAA TTACAGGTTATAAGTTTCAACTGTAAATTATGCGAGTGTAGATTTAGTGATCCAAACGCAAAGGAGATGCATATGAAAGGTAGAAGACATAGGTTGCAATATAAAAAGAAAGTCGATCCTAATCTAGTTGTGGATGTCAAACCGTCGCTCAGACAAAGGAAAATGCAAGAAGAAAAGATGAGAAGAGCC GCAATTCGCGAAGAATACTGGGCTAGAAGAAATGAAGATGGTTATTGGGATAGACGGTATGAGGAAGAATATATGGGTATGGGTCCGTTTCACAGAGGCAGGCCATTTCCTGGTGGGCCACCTCCA tttttcgGTGGTATGCCGCGTCGAACAGAATCAAGTGATGACAAACATGTAATGGCTCGTCATGCTGAAATATATCCTAAAGAGGACGAGCTACAATctatacaaaatattgtatccAATACAGAGAAAGCTCTCAAGATTGTTTCTGACAAAATAGCAGATgccaaaaatcaaggaaaaaaagTTGACGCTGCCACCGCAGCTGCAGCCGCCGCCGCCGCCAAGGCTGAAAATGAAAGCAAACAATCAGAAGCACCGCAAAAAGAAGACGGACGAGACAATCAGTT gtTCACTTTCAACCAGGGAGATAACACGAGAATATTGAAGGGTGTGATGCGAGTTGGACATCTTTCTAAAGGATTAATACTTCGTGGAGAAACTAATGTACATCTGGTAGTCCTTTGTGCTGACAAACCAACTTTAACTCTACTTAAAAAAGTAGTCGAACTTCTTCCATCGGCTTTGAAACAGATATCACCCGAAGAAGCTTATAGGGTGTCAATTAATGCTCCAGAAGCTGGTTTAAACGTAGCCGGAAAGGACGGGAACGTTTTGGTACAATTTACTAGTCCGGTGGTTCGAGAGCAGCCAG AAGCTGCGAGCGGTGGGTTCGACCGGGATGTTCTCTCACGCGGCAAGTGTCTCCAGGCGCTGGCAGCCCTCAGACATACCAAATGGTTTCAG gcTAGAGCTTTGGGCCTCCATTCATGTGTGATCATTATACGTATTTTAAGAGATTTGTGTGAAAGAGTTCCTACATGGGCCCCTCTATCCTCATGG GCGATGGAATTGTTGACTGAAAAGGTAATTTCTTCGGTACCAGGACAGACTCATCTTTCACCAGGTGATGCTCTACGCCGTGTTATGGAAGCCGTTGCCAGCGGTATTCTTTTACCCGGAGGTCCAGGACTTGCAGATCCATGCGAAAAAGATTCACCGGATGCTTGCGCTGCACTATCTGCACAACATCGTGAAGATCTTACTTGTTCTGCTCAACACGCTCTTCGATTAATCGCATTTAGACAAATTCATAAG gTATTGGGAATGGAACCTTTACCACCGCCAAATACTTTCAAAGATAGATTTGGACGTAAACGTCGTGCCGAAGAACAAGAAGGAATGGAAG TTGATGGCGGAAAAGTTATCAAGACAGAATCCACAGAATGA
- the LOC130449278 gene encoding zinc finger RNA-binding protein-like isoform X4 gives MATNNYFGFTHGGTQYTAAATGAAYQTGQAGYAVATPASAAATYGTRAGYETPYQAQQAAYATVGTAGAASYDYGYATMYVAQVGGQQKPAGWQNFRKPGAGAKIVRTKAPPKPQQLHYCEVCKISCAGPQTYQEHLLGQKHKKRESALKMAASVAVTSQNRSGNSLRCQLCDVTCTGNDAYAAHIRGAKHQKVVLLHTKLGKPIPPQEPEVMGSAKKSVASDPKINFVQGSGLGTAATGNGDPNNKDDDDTPEADVQPVGQDYIEEIKTDDGKVISFNCKLCECRFSDPNAKEMHMKGRRHRLQYKKKVDPNLVVDVKPSLRQRKMQEEKMRRAAIREEYWARRNEDGYWDRRYEEEYMGMGPFHRGRPFPGGPPPFFGGMPRRTESSDDKHVMARHAEIYPKEDELQSIQNIVSNTEKALKIVSDKIADAKNQGKKVDAATAAAAAAAAKAENESKQSEAPQKEDGRDNQLFTFNQGDNTRILKGVMRVGHLSKGLILRGETNVHLVVLCADKPTLTLLKKVVELLPSALKQISPEEAYRVSINAPEAGLNVAGKDGNVLVQFTSPVVREQPEAASGGFDRDVLSRGKCLQALAALRHTKWFQARALGLHSCVIIIRILRDLCERVPTWAPLSSWAMELLTEKVISSVPGQTHLSPGDALRRVMEAVASGILLPGGPGLADPCEKDSPDACAALSAQHREDLTCSAQHALRLIAFRQIHKVLGMEPLPPPNTFKDRFGRKRRAEEQEGMEVDGGKVIKTESTE, from the exons ATGgctacaaataattatttcggTTTTACCCACGGTGGAACACAATATAC GGCAGCTGCTACGGGTGCTGCATATCAAACGGGACAGGCTGGATATGCTGTAGCAACCCCTGCTAGTGCCGCTGCTACGTACGGAACTAGGGCTGGCTACGAAACACCTTACCAAGCTCAACAAGCAGCATATGCAACTGTCGGAACTGCTGGAGCTGCGTCTTACGATTATGGTTacg ccACAATGTATGTAGCACAAGTTGGAGGTCAACAGAAACCTGCTGGATGGCAAAACTTTCGAAAACCTGGAGCTGGTGCAAAGATAGTCCGGACGAAAGCACCACCCAAACCGCAACAATTGCATTATTGCGAGGTTTGCAAAATTAG ttgtgcCGGTCCACAAACATATCAGGAACATTTATTAGGCCAAAAACACAAGAAACGTGAATCAGCTTTGAAAATGGCTGCTTCTGTGGCGGTAACTAGTCAAAACAGATCTGGAAACTCTCTAAGGTGCCAGCTATGTGATGTCACTTGCACAG gtaATGATGCATATGCAGCTCACATTCGTGGTGCCAAGCATCAAAAAGTGGTACTCCTCCACACTAAATTAGGCAAACCAATACCACCTCAAGAGCCGGAAGTTATGGGTAGTGCTAAAAAATCTGTAGCCAGCGatccaaaaatcaattttgtacAAGGAAGTGGTTTGGGTACAGCGGCCACGGGCAATGGCGATCCCAACAATAAAGATGATGACGACACCCCAGAAGCCGACGTACAACCTGTTGGTCAAgattatattgaagaaattaaaacaGATGATGGAAAA GTTATAAGTTTCAACTGTAAATTATGCGAGTGTAGATTTAGTGATCCAAACGCAAAGGAGATGCATATGAAAGGTAGAAGACATAGGTTGCAATATAAAAAGAAAGTCGATCCTAATCTAGTTGTGGATGTCAAACCGTCGCTCAGACAAAGGAAAATGCAAGAAGAAAAGATGAGAAGAGCC GCAATTCGCGAAGAATACTGGGCTAGAAGAAATGAAGATGGTTATTGGGATAGACGGTATGAGGAAGAATATATGGGTATGGGTCCGTTTCACAGAGGCAGGCCATTTCCTGGTGGGCCACCTCCA tttttcgGTGGTATGCCGCGTCGAACAGAATCAAGTGATGACAAACATGTAATGGCTCGTCATGCTGAAATATATCCTAAAGAGGACGAGCTACAATctatacaaaatattgtatccAATACAGAGAAAGCTCTCAAGATTGTTTCTGACAAAATAGCAGATgccaaaaatcaaggaaaaaaagTTGACGCTGCCACCGCAGCTGCAGCCGCCGCCGCCGCCAAGGCTGAAAATGAAAGCAAACAATCAGAAGCACCGCAAAAAGAAGACGGACGAGACAATCAGTT gtTCACTTTCAACCAGGGAGATAACACGAGAATATTGAAGGGTGTGATGCGAGTTGGACATCTTTCTAAAGGATTAATACTTCGTGGAGAAACTAATGTACATCTGGTAGTCCTTTGTGCTGACAAACCAACTTTAACTCTACTTAAAAAAGTAGTCGAACTTCTTCCATCGGCTTTGAAACAGATATCACCCGAAGAAGCTTATAGGGTGTCAATTAATGCTCCAGAAGCTGGTTTAAACGTAGCCGGAAAGGACGGGAACGTTTTGGTACAATTTACTAGTCCGGTGGTTCGAGAGCAGCCAG AAGCTGCGAGCGGTGGGTTCGACCGGGATGTTCTCTCACGCGGCAAGTGTCTCCAGGCGCTGGCAGCCCTCAGACATACCAAATGGTTTCAG gcTAGAGCTTTGGGCCTCCATTCATGTGTGATCATTATACGTATTTTAAGAGATTTGTGTGAAAGAGTTCCTACATGGGCCCCTCTATCCTCATGG GCGATGGAATTGTTGACTGAAAAGGTAATTTCTTCGGTACCAGGACAGACTCATCTTTCACCAGGTGATGCTCTACGCCGTGTTATGGAAGCCGTTGCCAGCGGTATTCTTTTACCCGGAGGTCCAGGACTTGCAGATCCATGCGAAAAAGATTCACCGGATGCTTGCGCTGCACTATCTGCACAACATCGTGAAGATCTTACTTGTTCTGCTCAACACGCTCTTCGATTAATCGCATTTAGACAAATTCATAAG gTATTGGGAATGGAACCTTTACCACCGCCAAATACTTTCAAAGATAGATTTGGACGTAAACGTCGTGCCGAAGAACAAGAAGGAATGGAAG TTGATGGCGGAAAAGTTATCAAGACAGAATCCACAGAATGA
- the LOC130449278 gene encoding zinc finger RNA-binding protein-like isoform X2, translated as MATNNYFGFTHGGTQYTAAATGAAYQTGQAGYAVATPASAAATYGTRAGYETPYQAQQAAYATVGTAGAASYDYGYGQTAAAGYTTGYDQSAAVAVAAAAKPTTYATTYNTQRTTQPQQVQVSTATYVQPVTQTTVAAAQPTTQAKATMYVAQVGGQQKPAGWQNFRKPGAGAKIVRTKAPPKPQQLHYCEVCKISCAGPQTYQEHLLGQKHKKRESALKMAASVAVTSQNRSGNSLRCQLCDVTCTGNDAYAAHIRGAKHQKVVLLHTKLGKPIPPQEPEVMGSAKKSVASDPKINFVQGSGLGTAATGNGDPNNKDDDDTPEADVQPVGQDYIEEIKTDDGKVISFNCKLCECRFSDPNAKEMHMKGRRHRLQYKKKVDPNLVVDVKPSLRQRKMQEEKMRRAAIREEYWARRNEDGYWDRRYEEEYMGMGPFHRGRPFPGGPPPFFGGMPRRTESSDDKHVMARHAEIYPKEDELQSIQNIVSNTEKALKIVSDKIADAKNQGKKVDAATAAAAAAAAKAENESKQSEAPQKEDGRDNQLFTFNQGDNTRILKGVMRVGHLSKGLILRGETNVHLVVLCADKPTLTLLKKVVELLPSALKQISPEEAYRVSINAPEAGLNVAGKDGNVLVQFTSPVVREQPEAASGGFDRDVLSRGKCLQALAALRHTKWFQARALGLHSCVIIIRILRDLCERVPTWAPLSSWAMELLTEKVISSVPGQTHLSPGDALRRVMEAVASGILLPGGPGLADPCEKDSPDACAALSAQHREDLTCSAQHALRLIAFRQIHKVLGMEPLPPPNTFKDRFGRKRRAEEQEGMEVDGGKVIKTESTE; from the exons ATGgctacaaataattatttcggTTTTACCCACGGTGGAACACAATATAC GGCAGCTGCTACGGGTGCTGCATATCAAACGGGACAGGCTGGATATGCTGTAGCAACCCCTGCTAGTGCCGCTGCTACGTACGGAACTAGGGCTGGCTACGAAACACCTTACCAAGCTCAACAAGCAGCATATGCAACTGTCGGAACTGCTGGAGCTGCGTCTTACGATTATGGTTacg GTCAAACAGCAGCAGCAGGTTATACTACAGGATATGATCAAAGTGCGGCTGTAGCTGTAGCAGCCGCTGCAAAACCTACCACATACGCAACAACTTACAATACTCAGAGGACTACACAACCACAACAAGTTCAAGTGtca ACTGCAACGTACGTTCAACCTGTAACGCAGACAACTGTAGCCGCAGCTCAGCCCACTACTCAAGCAAAAG ccACAATGTATGTAGCACAAGTTGGAGGTCAACAGAAACCTGCTGGATGGCAAAACTTTCGAAAACCTGGAGCTGGTGCAAAGATAGTCCGGACGAAAGCACCACCCAAACCGCAACAATTGCATTATTGCGAGGTTTGCAAAATTAG ttgtgcCGGTCCACAAACATATCAGGAACATTTATTAGGCCAAAAACACAAGAAACGTGAATCAGCTTTGAAAATGGCTGCTTCTGTGGCGGTAACTAGTCAAAACAGATCTGGAAACTCTCTAAGGTGCCAGCTATGTGATGTCACTTGCACAG gtaATGATGCATATGCAGCTCACATTCGTGGTGCCAAGCATCAAAAAGTGGTACTCCTCCACACTAAATTAGGCAAACCAATACCACCTCAAGAGCCGGAAGTTATGGGTAGTGCTAAAAAATCTGTAGCCAGCGatccaaaaatcaattttgtacAAGGAAGTGGTTTGGGTACAGCGGCCACGGGCAATGGCGATCCCAACAATAAAGATGATGACGACACCCCAGAAGCCGACGTACAACCTGTTGGTCAAgattatattgaagaaattaaaacaGATGATGGAAAA GTTATAAGTTTCAACTGTAAATTATGCGAGTGTAGATTTAGTGATCCAAACGCAAAGGAGATGCATATGAAAGGTAGAAGACATAGGTTGCAATATAAAAAGAAAGTCGATCCTAATCTAGTTGTGGATGTCAAACCGTCGCTCAGACAAAGGAAAATGCAAGAAGAAAAGATGAGAAGAGCC GCAATTCGCGAAGAATACTGGGCTAGAAGAAATGAAGATGGTTATTGGGATAGACGGTATGAGGAAGAATATATGGGTATGGGTCCGTTTCACAGAGGCAGGCCATTTCCTGGTGGGCCACCTCCA tttttcgGTGGTATGCCGCGTCGAACAGAATCAAGTGATGACAAACATGTAATGGCTCGTCATGCTGAAATATATCCTAAAGAGGACGAGCTACAATctatacaaaatattgtatccAATACAGAGAAAGCTCTCAAGATTGTTTCTGACAAAATAGCAGATgccaaaaatcaaggaaaaaaagTTGACGCTGCCACCGCAGCTGCAGCCGCCGCCGCCGCCAAGGCTGAAAATGAAAGCAAACAATCAGAAGCACCGCAAAAAGAAGACGGACGAGACAATCAGTT gtTCACTTTCAACCAGGGAGATAACACGAGAATATTGAAGGGTGTGATGCGAGTTGGACATCTTTCTAAAGGATTAATACTTCGTGGAGAAACTAATGTACATCTGGTAGTCCTTTGTGCTGACAAACCAACTTTAACTCTACTTAAAAAAGTAGTCGAACTTCTTCCATCGGCTTTGAAACAGATATCACCCGAAGAAGCTTATAGGGTGTCAATTAATGCTCCAGAAGCTGGTTTAAACGTAGCCGGAAAGGACGGGAACGTTTTGGTACAATTTACTAGTCCGGTGGTTCGAGAGCAGCCAG AAGCTGCGAGCGGTGGGTTCGACCGGGATGTTCTCTCACGCGGCAAGTGTCTCCAGGCGCTGGCAGCCCTCAGACATACCAAATGGTTTCAG gcTAGAGCTTTGGGCCTCCATTCATGTGTGATCATTATACGTATTTTAAGAGATTTGTGTGAAAGAGTTCCTACATGGGCCCCTCTATCCTCATGG GCGATGGAATTGTTGACTGAAAAGGTAATTTCTTCGGTACCAGGACAGACTCATCTTTCACCAGGTGATGCTCTACGCCGTGTTATGGAAGCCGTTGCCAGCGGTATTCTTTTACCCGGAGGTCCAGGACTTGCAGATCCATGCGAAAAAGATTCACCGGATGCTTGCGCTGCACTATCTGCACAACATCGTGAAGATCTTACTTGTTCTGCTCAACACGCTCTTCGATTAATCGCATTTAGACAAATTCATAAG gTATTGGGAATGGAACCTTTACCACCGCCAAATACTTTCAAAGATAGATTTGGACGTAAACGTCGTGCCGAAGAACAAGAAGGAATGGAAG TTGATGGCGGAAAAGTTATCAAGACAGAATCCACAGAATGA
- the LOC130449278 gene encoding zinc finger RNA-binding protein-like isoform X1, with protein sequence MATNNYFGFTHGGTQYTAAATGAAYQTGQAGYAVATPASAAATYGTRAGYETPYQAQQAAYATVGTAGAASYDYGYGQTAAAGYTTGYDQSAAVAVAAAAKPTTYATTYNTQRTTQPQQVQVSTATYVQPVTQTTVAAAQPTTQAKATMYVAQVGGQQKPAGWQNFRKPGAGAKIVRTKAPPKPQQLHYCEVCKISCAGPQTYQEHLLGQKHKKRESALKMAASVAVTSQNRSGNSLRCQLCDVTCTGNDAYAAHIRGAKHQKVVLLHTKLGKPIPPQEPEVMGSAKKSVASDPKINFVQGSGLGTAATGNGDPNNKDDDDTPEADVQPVGQDYIEEIKTDDGKLQVISFNCKLCECRFSDPNAKEMHMKGRRHRLQYKKKVDPNLVVDVKPSLRQRKMQEEKMRRAAIREEYWARRNEDGYWDRRYEEEYMGMGPFHRGRPFPGGPPPFFGGMPRRTESSDDKHVMARHAEIYPKEDELQSIQNIVSNTEKALKIVSDKIADAKNQGKKVDAATAAAAAAAAKAENESKQSEAPQKEDGRDNQLFTFNQGDNTRILKGVMRVGHLSKGLILRGETNVHLVVLCADKPTLTLLKKVVELLPSALKQISPEEAYRVSINAPEAGLNVAGKDGNVLVQFTSPVVREQPEAASGGFDRDVLSRGKCLQALAALRHTKWFQARALGLHSCVIIIRILRDLCERVPTWAPLSSWAMELLTEKVISSVPGQTHLSPGDALRRVMEAVASGILLPGGPGLADPCEKDSPDACAALSAQHREDLTCSAQHALRLIAFRQIHKVLGMEPLPPPNTFKDRFGRKRRAEEQEGMEVDGGKVIKTESTE encoded by the exons ATGgctacaaataattatttcggTTTTACCCACGGTGGAACACAATATAC GGCAGCTGCTACGGGTGCTGCATATCAAACGGGACAGGCTGGATATGCTGTAGCAACCCCTGCTAGTGCCGCTGCTACGTACGGAACTAGGGCTGGCTACGAAACACCTTACCAAGCTCAACAAGCAGCATATGCAACTGTCGGAACTGCTGGAGCTGCGTCTTACGATTATGGTTacg GTCAAACAGCAGCAGCAGGTTATACTACAGGATATGATCAAAGTGCGGCTGTAGCTGTAGCAGCCGCTGCAAAACCTACCACATACGCAACAACTTACAATACTCAGAGGACTACACAACCACAACAAGTTCAAGTGtca ACTGCAACGTACGTTCAACCTGTAACGCAGACAACTGTAGCCGCAGCTCAGCCCACTACTCAAGCAAAAG ccACAATGTATGTAGCACAAGTTGGAGGTCAACAGAAACCTGCTGGATGGCAAAACTTTCGAAAACCTGGAGCTGGTGCAAAGATAGTCCGGACGAAAGCACCACCCAAACCGCAACAATTGCATTATTGCGAGGTTTGCAAAATTAG ttgtgcCGGTCCACAAACATATCAGGAACATTTATTAGGCCAAAAACACAAGAAACGTGAATCAGCTTTGAAAATGGCTGCTTCTGTGGCGGTAACTAGTCAAAACAGATCTGGAAACTCTCTAAGGTGCCAGCTATGTGATGTCACTTGCACAG gtaATGATGCATATGCAGCTCACATTCGTGGTGCCAAGCATCAAAAAGTGGTACTCCTCCACACTAAATTAGGCAAACCAATACCACCTCAAGAGCCGGAAGTTATGGGTAGTGCTAAAAAATCTGTAGCCAGCGatccaaaaatcaattttgtacAAGGAAGTGGTTTGGGTACAGCGGCCACGGGCAATGGCGATCCCAACAATAAAGATGATGACGACACCCCAGAAGCCGACGTACAACCTGTTGGTCAAgattatattgaagaaattaaaacaGATGATGGAAAA TTACAGGTTATAAGTTTCAACTGTAAATTATGCGAGTGTAGATTTAGTGATCCAAACGCAAAGGAGATGCATATGAAAGGTAGAAGACATAGGTTGCAATATAAAAAGAAAGTCGATCCTAATCTAGTTGTGGATGTCAAACCGTCGCTCAGACAAAGGAAAATGCAAGAAGAAAAGATGAGAAGAGCC GCAATTCGCGAAGAATACTGGGCTAGAAGAAATGAAGATGGTTATTGGGATAGACGGTATGAGGAAGAATATATGGGTATGGGTCCGTTTCACAGAGGCAGGCCATTTCCTGGTGGGCCACCTCCA tttttcgGTGGTATGCCGCGTCGAACAGAATCAAGTGATGACAAACATGTAATGGCTCGTCATGCTGAAATATATCCTAAAGAGGACGAGCTACAATctatacaaaatattgtatccAATACAGAGAAAGCTCTCAAGATTGTTTCTGACAAAATAGCAGATgccaaaaatcaaggaaaaaaagTTGACGCTGCCACCGCAGCTGCAGCCGCCGCCGCCGCCAAGGCTGAAAATGAAAGCAAACAATCAGAAGCACCGCAAAAAGAAGACGGACGAGACAATCAGTT gtTCACTTTCAACCAGGGAGATAACACGAGAATATTGAAGGGTGTGATGCGAGTTGGACATCTTTCTAAAGGATTAATACTTCGTGGAGAAACTAATGTACATCTGGTAGTCCTTTGTGCTGACAAACCAACTTTAACTCTACTTAAAAAAGTAGTCGAACTTCTTCCATCGGCTTTGAAACAGATATCACCCGAAGAAGCTTATAGGGTGTCAATTAATGCTCCAGAAGCTGGTTTAAACGTAGCCGGAAAGGACGGGAACGTTTTGGTACAATTTACTAGTCCGGTGGTTCGAGAGCAGCCAG AAGCTGCGAGCGGTGGGTTCGACCGGGATGTTCTCTCACGCGGCAAGTGTCTCCAGGCGCTGGCAGCCCTCAGACATACCAAATGGTTTCAG gcTAGAGCTTTGGGCCTCCATTCATGTGTGATCATTATACGTATTTTAAGAGATTTGTGTGAAAGAGTTCCTACATGGGCCCCTCTATCCTCATGG GCGATGGAATTGTTGACTGAAAAGGTAATTTCTTCGGTACCAGGACAGACTCATCTTTCACCAGGTGATGCTCTACGCCGTGTTATGGAAGCCGTTGCCAGCGGTATTCTTTTACCCGGAGGTCCAGGACTTGCAGATCCATGCGAAAAAGATTCACCGGATGCTTGCGCTGCACTATCTGCACAACATCGTGAAGATCTTACTTGTTCTGCTCAACACGCTCTTCGATTAATCGCATTTAGACAAATTCATAAG gTATTGGGAATGGAACCTTTACCACCGCCAAATACTTTCAAAGATAGATTTGGACGTAAACGTCGTGCCGAAGAACAAGAAGGAATGGAAG TTGATGGCGGAAAAGTTATCAAGACAGAATCCACAGAATGA